The window AGAAGTGCAGAGTTTGACGCGATTCCAGAAACATCGACAGAAATGCGTGCGGAAGATGATGCGCGAGCTGCAGTAGCAACTGTCACAGCTGCAGCGGTGGAGTATCCATCGCGGCTTGCAGAAACCGCAGCATCGCCAGAGACAACAAGTGCCTGAGCTTCTGCAGCAAGCTGAGCCTTGTATGCCTCAACGTCAACGTGATCGCTGGAGTCGATTGCATACGCAGGAATCGAGAAGGTGGCCATCAGGCCGAGTGCCACAGCCATCACCCCGGCACGAGCCCAGTTGCGACCGTTGTTTTCGGTGCGTGCAGGGCGTGCTGCACGAAGTGCAGGCTTTACTGTTGCTACCTCCTGGGCAGCAGAAACGAGTGCAGTGCCGCGCTCACGTGCAGAGGATGCGAAAGAGCGTGCAGTCTTGCTGAGTGTTTTCTTTTCCGCGAGCTTGCGCTCACGGCGTGACGAGAATTCGTCGTTACCTAATTCGGCCAAGGTATAACCTCCGGCGTCCCAACAAGCTAGGTTGCTTACCCCGTCACGATGCAAAATTTGCTTCGTTTCACATATCGAGAGACGGGGGTTGGGACGTCTCGCTATGTGGCTTCGCAACCCTTTGGTGGTTGTAAAGCTTGTCCAGACTACGCGAAGTGAGCCCAAAAGTCACATTAGCGACACGACAAAATCACAAAAAGGTAACGGGCGATTTACTACAAGCTGTGCTCAACAAAGATGTGCACCGCAACATCTAGTGGTAAATCGAGTGAACCTGTGAATCCTGTGGCAGAGACGCGGACGCGGTCACCATCTCGCTTGAAGGAAATGGTGGAGCCGGGGGTGAGGCCATATTCGGCAAACTCAGCCAGGGTTTCGGGGTTGATCTGTGCTGGTTCTCCTAGGCGTCGAACAACACCCGTGCTGAGCTCACCCGAAGCTTGGAGCAGATCAAGCAGGTTAGCCACGCCATCCAAGAAACCCTCGGCGGGTTCAATGCCCAGCTCTTCCAGACCTGGGATCGGATTGCCATAGGGAGACTCAGTAGGGTTTCCCAGCATTTCCATGATGCGACGCTCTACCTTGTCGCTCATCACGTGTTCCCAGCGGCACGCTTCGTCGTGAACGAACTCCCACTCCAAACCAATGATGTCGCTGAGCAAACGCTCGGCCAAGCGGTGCTTGCGCATGACATGTACCGCCTTTGAACGACCCTCTGCGGTGAGCTCTAAGTGCCGGTCATCCGAAACCAAGACAAGTCCATCGCGCTCCATGCGCGCCACTGTCTGAGACACTGTGGGACCGGAGTGACCCACACGTTCAGAGATTCGCGCACGCAAGGGAACAATGTTCTCTTCCTCTAACTCGAGGATGGTGCGCAGATACATCTCCGTGGTGTCGATCAGATCTGTCATGTTCACTACTTTACTCGCGCGAGAGTTGGGGAATTTCGGGGTGGTGACCAAACCCTAGAATTGATTCATGGCTGAGATCACCATCCCCCGCGAACTTCTTCCCGTTGACGGCCGTTTCGGCTGCGGACCTTCCAAAGTTCGCCCCGAACAGGTGGCAGCACTAGCTGGGATTGGTGCACAGCTGTTGGGTACCAGCCACCGCCAGGCACCGATCAAGAACATGGTTGGTCGCGTGCGATCTGGTCTGAGTGAACTCTTCAACCTGCCTGATGGCTACGAAGTTCTCCTCGGCAATGGTGGCTCCACCGCATTCTGGGATGCAGCCGCGTTCTCTTTGATTGAGAAGCAGAGCCAGAACATGGTCTGCGGTGAATTTGGTGGCAAGTTTGCTGCCGCAGCCAAGACCCCCTGGCTCACCGCTCCCGATGTGATCAACGCCCCTGCCGGTTCTCGCGCAGATGCTGTCGCCAAGGCGGGCATCGACACCTATGCCTGGGCACACAACGAAACCTCCACTGGTGTGATGTCACCCGTCAAGCGCGTGCACGGCGATGCCGGTGCGCTCACCGTGGTCGATGCCACAAGTGCTGCAGGTGGTATCAAGATTGACGCTGCCGAAACCGACGTCTACTACTTCGCTCCACAGAAGAACTTCGCTTCAGATGGTGGCCTGTGGTTTGCACTGTTCTCCCCCGCAGCAATTGAGCGCGTGGAGCGCATCGCTGCCACAGACCGTTATATCCCTGAATTCTTGAGCCTCAAGAACGCCATCGACAACTCTCGCCTCGAGCAGACCCTCAACACTCCTGCCGTGGCAACCCTGGTCCTGCTCGAAGAGCAGATCAACTGGATGAATGCCTCCGGTGGTCTGGACTGGGCAGATGCCCGCACTAAGGAATCGTCCAACCTGCTCTATAGCTGGGCAGACCGGGTGGACTACGCCACCCCCTTCGTGACCAACCCCGAGCACCGCTCACAGGTTGTCGTCACCATCGACTTCAATGACGACTTCGACGCTGCGGCCATTGCCAAGGTGCTTCGTGCCAACGGCATCGTCGATACCGAGCCCTACCGAAAGCTCGGACGCAACCAGCTTCGCGTGGCTACGTTCACCGCGATTGAGCCCAGCGACGTTGCCGCGCTGATTGCGTCAATCGAGTACGTACTCGAGCGCCTCTAGAGGTTAGTTCTCGTCGTCAGCGTCAGAATCTTCTGCGCTGTCGTCGAGGTCATCAATATCGACTCCGTCGATATCTCCGCCGTGTGTAGGAGCTGAGACGAGTTCCTCGTCGTCATCTTCCTCATCCTCGTCGTCCTCTTCGTCGTCCTCGTCATCGTCGAGGTCGTCGTCGTCTTCCTCGTCGCTGTCATCAGCATCCGAGTCATCGAGGTCTTCGAGTTCATCGTCGAGAATGGTGCCATCGAGAGCACCCTCGGCGAGGTCAAGCAAACCTTCGGGAAGTTCTTCATCGAGCGCAATACCGGCAGCAGCTGCCTGCTTCTGAGCTTCGAGGAATTCTGCCAAGCGCACTGACCAAGGAACCCACTCGGGAGCAACGAGTGCACCCTCGGCAGGAAGCAGTTCTGCCTCCATCACGGTGGGCTCTTCGCCTTCGAGGGTTGCCAGTGAGACATTCCACACCCAGTTGGGATAGCCATCGAGCTTGCAGTGATACTGCAAGGTAGCAATGCCATCGTGGTCGATGGTTTCTACCTCAAGTTCACCAATGCTTTCAGGCGTGGTGATTTCGTGCAGCGCAGCAAGCGCCAAGCGCTGGTGGGATGCAGTGAGTGTGGGGAATGGCTTAGACATCAAAGTCGTCTGCTACGCGACGAAGCAGAGCTGCGATCTTGCTGCTGTGTGCCTTGTCAGGGTAGTTGCCGCGCTTGAGGTTGTTGCCAATACCGTCGAGCAGCTTGACGAGGTCTTCCACAATGATCGACATGTCGTCTGCAGGCTTGCGGTCAAGCTTCTCGCGACCTGCAGGAGTCTCGAGCACGCGGACAGACAGTGCCTGTGCTCCACGCTTGCCTTCGGCAACACCAAACTCAAGGCGTGATCCGGGGCGAACCTTCGCACCTTCGGGCAGGGCGGAAACGTGCAGGAAGACTTCCTGGCCGTCGTCGGTAGAAATAAAGCCGAAGCCCTTTTCCTCGTCGTAAAACTTCACTTTGCCGGTTGGCATTTTTTCCTCCTGCGATTGGTGCAACCCCCAGTTTACTCAGAGGTAACAGAAGGCACCTATCCTTAGAGGTATGGCAACAGAGGACACATACGAAGCAACACGTCTCGAACGCATTCTGGGAACCATGGTCGTAGCCATTGTGGGAGTATCCATTCTCGCTTTTCTGGCTATTGTGACCGCGGGTATTACGAACCTGGATCTCACCAGTTCTTTCGGCACGTTTGTATTGGTTCTGCCCGGCATCGGCCTTCCGATTGGCTTCATCCTGATGGTCTCTCTGCTCATCATCAATATGGTTCGTCGCCGCCGCGACGCATCTGCGGGTTCTCGTTAACTCGCCTACAGGCAAGTAGGAGCCTGTGTCTTCCTCGTTAGAACTTTCTAAGCGCCTGCGCGCGCTGACCGATGAGCAGCTTTCAGAGCTTGCCTCAACCCGCCTGACCAACAGCACGGCCATCAAGGATTACTTTGATTTAGCGGACGCCCTGCTGACGGAGGATTCCATCCTCAGCGCTGTGCGCAGGCTTCCGCTGGAGCAATTGCTTCAGCTTCGTGAACTTGCCAGCACCGGCAAGACCGCTGCAGATCCCGAGCTCACCACCACGCTTGAGCAGGCACTTCTGGGCCCTGAGGGAAAGAAGCTCGAGCTCTACCCCGAAGTCAGTGCTGTCATCCTCAGCGCCACCGAGAAGCTTGTCCCTGCCACAGCAGACAAGCCCAGCAAGCCGGAGAAGGGTTCGGAGCTCCGCGATGTTGCAGCTCTTGAAACAGCACTCTCTGCAATTACTTCTCTAGATGAACTTGCTCGATCTATCGAGTCTCACCATGTGAAAGAACTGGCACGCGGTGGTCTCAGCGCACAAGATTCACAGCGCCTGGCACCTTTGATGCCCAGCGCAGAGATCACTCCCACCGCTCTTCTTGCGTTGG of the Aurantimicrobium photophilum genome contains:
- a CDS encoding metal-dependent transcriptional regulator; translated protein: MTDLIDTTEMYLRTILELEEENIVPLRARISERVGHSGPTVSQTVARMERDGLVLVSDDRHLELTAEGRSKAVHVMRKHRLAERLLSDIIGLEWEFVHDEACRWEHVMSDKVERRIMEMLGNPTESPYGNPIPGLEELGIEPAEGFLDGVANLLDLLQASGELSTGVVRRLGEPAQINPETLAEFAEYGLTPGSTISFKRDGDRVRVSATGFTGSLDLPLDVAVHIFVEHSL
- the serC gene encoding phosphoserine transaminase; this translates as MAEITIPRELLPVDGRFGCGPSKVRPEQVAALAGIGAQLLGTSHRQAPIKNMVGRVRSGLSELFNLPDGYEVLLGNGGSTAFWDAAAFSLIEKQSQNMVCGEFGGKFAAAAKTPWLTAPDVINAPAGSRADAVAKAGIDTYAWAHNETSTGVMSPVKRVHGDAGALTVVDATSAAGGIKIDAAETDVYYFAPQKNFASDGGLWFALFSPAAIERVERIAATDRYIPEFLSLKNAIDNSRLEQTLNTPAVATLVLLEEQINWMNASGGLDWADARTKESSNLLYSWADRVDYATPFVTNPEHRSQVVVTIDFNDDFDAAAIAKVLRANGIVDTEPYRKLGRNQLRVATFTAIEPSDVAALIASIEYVLERL
- a CDS encoding DUF3027 domain-containing protein, which translates into the protein MSKPFPTLTASHQRLALAALHEITTPESIGELEVETIDHDGIATLQYHCKLDGYPNWVWNVSLATLEGEEPTVMEAELLPAEGALVAPEWVPWSVRLAEFLEAQKQAAAAGIALDEELPEGLLDLAEGALDGTILDDELEDLDDSDADDSDEEDDDDLDDDEDDEEDDEDEEDDDEELVSAPTHGGDIDGVDIDDLDDSAEDSDADDEN
- a CDS encoding cold-shock protein: MPTGKVKFYDEEKGFGFISTDDGQEVFLHVSALPEGAKVRPGSRLEFGVAEGKRGAQALSVRVLETPAGREKLDRKPADDMSIIVEDLVKLLDGIGNNLKRGNYPDKAHSSKIAALLRRVADDFDV